The following coding sequences lie in one Arabidopsis thaliana chromosome 3, partial sequence genomic window:
- a CDS encoding Tetratricopeptide repeat (TPR)-like superfamily protein (Tetratricopeptide repeat (TPR)-like superfamily protein; CONTAINS InterPro DOMAIN/s: Pentatricopeptide repeat (InterPro:IPR002885); BEST Arabidopsis thaliana protein match is: Tetratricopeptide repeat (TPR)-like superfamily protein (TAIR:AT3G28660.1); Has 34512 Blast hits to 12846 proteins in 203 species: Archae - 0; Bacteria - 0; Metazoa - 45; Fungi - 26; Plants - 34056; Viruses - 0; Other Eukaryotes - 385 (source: NCBI BLink).), with protein sequence MSVVSSFHQSWKSLILASQRCNTVKQIKSTHSLFIIHGLHRNTYAISKLLTAFLHLPNLNKHFHYASSIFDSIEIPNSFVYDTMIRICSRSSQPHLGLRYFLLMVKEEEEDIAPSYLTFHFLIVACLKACFFSVGKQIHCWVVKNGVFLSDSHVQTGVLRIYVEDKLLLDARKVFDEIPQPDVVKWDVLMNGYVRCGLGSEGLEVFREMLVKGLEPDEFSVTTALTACAQVGALAQGKWIHEFVKKKSWIESDVFVGTALVDMYAKCGCIETAVEVFKKLTRRNVFSWAALIGGYAAYGYAKKAMTCLERLEREDGIKPDSVVLLGVLAACAHGGFLEEGRSMLENMEARYEITPKHEHYSCIVDLMCRAGRLDDALNLIEKMPMKPLASVWGALLNGCRTHKNVELGELAVKNLLDLEKGNVEEEEAALVQLSNIYFSVQRNPEASKVRGMIEQRGVRKTPGWSVLEVDGNVTKFVSGDVSHPNLLQIHTVIHLLSVDALQIL encoded by the coding sequence ATGAGCGTCGTCTCAAGCTTCCATCAATCATGGAAGAGTTTGATTCTCGCAAGCCAACGTTGCAACACAGTGAAGCAAATCAAATCAACACATTCTCTATTCATCATCCATGGCCTCCATCGAAACACTTACGCAATTAGCAAACTTCTCACAgcttttctccatcttcccAATTTAAACAAACACTTTCACTACGCTTCCTCTATATTCGATTCGATTGAGATTCCTAACTCATTCGTTTACGATACTATGATAAGAATCTGCTCCAGAAGCTCTCAGCCTCACCTGGGTTTACGATATTTTCTATTAATggtgaaggaagaagaagaagatatagctCCTAGTTATCTCACGTTTCATTTCTTGATTGTTGCGTGTTTAAAagcttgtttcttctctgtgGGTAAGCAAATTCATTGTTGGGTGGTTAAAAATGGTGTCTTTTTATCGGATAGTCATGTACAGACTGGAGTTTTGAGGATTTATGTGGAAGATAAATTGTTGTTAGATGCACgcaaggtgttcgatgaaattccACAACCAGATGTTGTGAAATGGGATGTTTTGATGAATGGGTATGTTAGATGTGGTTTAGGTTCTGAGGGTTTAGAGGTGTTTAGGGAGATGTTGGTTAAAGGACTAGAGCCTGATGAGTTTTCGGTTACTACGGCATTAACGGCTTGTGCACAAGTTGGGGCTTTAGCTCAGGGGAAGTGGATTCATGAGTTTGTTAAAAAGAAGAGTTGGATTGAGTCTGATGTGTTTGTAGGAACGGCTTTGGTTGACATGTATGCTAAGTGTGGTTGCATAGAGACGGCTGTGGaagttttcaaaaagttgACTAGGAGGAATGTCTTCTCATGGGCAGCTTTAATTGGAGGATATGCGGCTTATGGTTATGCAAAGAAAGCTATGACGTGTTTGGAACGGTTGGAACGAGAAGATGGTATTAAGCCTGATAGTGTAGTTCTTCTTGGGGTCTTAGCCGCTTGTGCTCATGGAGGATTTCTTGAAGAAGGCAGATCAATGTTAGAAAATATGGAAGCTCGATACGAAATTACTCCAAAGCATGAGCATTACAGCTGTATAGTAGATTTGATGTGCAGAGCTGGAAGATTAGATGATGCACTTAATCTTATCGAAAAAATGCCAATGAAACCGCTTGCATCTGTTTGGGGTGCTTTACTGAATGGCTGTCGAACGCACAAGAATGTTGAACTCGGAGAACTAGCTGTTAAAAACCTTCTTGACTTGGAGAAGGGAAAtgtggaggaagaggaagcaGCTCTTGTTCAACTATCTAATATTTACTTTAGTGTTCAAAGAAATCCCGAGGCATCTAAAGTTCGTGGGATGATAGAGCAGAGGGGGGTAAGAAAGACACCAGGATGGAGTGTGTTAGAGGTGGATGGGAATGTTACCAAATTTGTTTCGGGAGATGTGTCGCACCCAAATCTTCTACAAATTCACACAGTGATTCATCTCCTATCTGTTGATGCCTTGCAGATTCTCTAG
- a CDS encoding Cysteine/Histidine-rich C1 domain family protein (Cysteine/Histidine-rich C1 domain family protein; FUNCTIONS IN: zinc ion binding; INVOLVED IN: intracellular signaling pathway; LOCATED IN: cellular_component unknown; CONTAINS InterPro DOMAIN/s: Protein kinase C-like, phorbol ester/diacylglycerol binding (InterPro:IPR002219), DC1 (InterPro:IPR004146), Zinc finger, PHD-type (InterPro:IPR001965), C1-like (InterPro:IPR011424); BEST Arabidopsis thaliana protein match is: Cysteine/Histidine-rich C1 domain family protein (TAIR:AT3G27473.1); Has 1672 Blast hits to 620 proteins in 25 species: Archae - 0; Bacteria - 0; Metazoa - 16; Fungi - 0; Plants - 1653; Viruses - 0; Other Eukaryotes - 3 (source: NCBI BLink).) has protein sequence MSLRLEKHEHYVDLVKQRDGLECDVCDRSYGDGFYCSECKFTVHRKCAVVFLLKDIFDHPSHVGHYLKLLTTGAPDHTDPKCHLCGKNTKRILYHCSICKLNLDIDCIFDYFSDQQAHLNFSWHHHPLHFISFRLHLQCDVCYMFRRKGYFCFQCKLVVHKECVSKIESAVITHPFHARHPLKLLTDGAPDYTDPKCHICGVETANLLYHCDMCMFNLDIGCAIRNPERVSLSKLKVHEHTLTLMPKLMFFVCDACGMKGDHAPYVCVQCDFMFFHQKCAYLPRVINVNHHEHRVSYKYPLGPGDWICGVCWEEINWSYGAYSCSSCPNYAIHSRCATRKDVWDGKELDGVPELIEDIKPFKMNDDNTITHFAHGHNLSLNKDTEEGSFCEACVLPIDSYTSYKCSKSDCCFILHETCANFPKKKRHFLSPEPLTLRPQNQRKKESICRACDQVFCQGFVYSTYRKRNFDLLCSSITMPFKHRSHDHHLLYLKLEVDHTKTCQNCGIDEKEVVLGCLKCNYFLDFRCATLPYTVRLPRYDDHPLTLCYGEKASGKYWCDICERETNSKTWFYTCKGCGVTLHVFCVLGDIRYAKPGGSINNNVELVPNNRSSRPLCHNCHCHCPGPFILKDFVEECFCSYYCFSRCKSWMSIVKKEKGICPPWAL, from the coding sequence ATGAGTTTGAGGTTAGAAAAACATGAGCATTATGTAGATCTCGTCAAACAACGTGATGGCTTGGAATGCGATGTTTGCGATCGATCGTATGGTGATGGCTTCTATTGCTCTGAATGTAAATTTACAGTTCACAGGAAATGCGCGgttgtgtttttgttaaaagatatattCGACCATCCTTCTCATGTTGGACATTATCTTAAGCTCCTCACAACCGGAGCTCCCGACCACACCGACCCAAAATGCCATCTCTGTGGTAAAAATACCAAGCGCATTCTTTACCATTGCTCCATTTGCAAACTCAATTTGGATATTGATTGCATCTTTGATTACTTTAGTGATCAGCAAGCCCATCTGAATTTTTCGTGGCACCACCATCCTCTACACTTTATTAGTTTTCGTCTTCACTTGCAGTGCGACGTTTGTTATATGTTCCGCAGAAAAGGTTACTTTTGCTTTCAGTGCAAGTTGGTAGTTCATAAGGAATGCGTCTCAAAAATTGAATCAGCAGTGATCACTCATCCTTTTCATGCTAGACACCCTCTTAAGCTACTCACAGATGGAGCTCCAGATTACACAGATCCAAAATGTCATATATGTGGAGTCGAAACTGCAAACTTACTTTATCATTGTGATATGTGTATGTTCAACCTGGATATTGGTTGTGCAATTCGAAACCCGGAACGAGTTTCTCTTTCAAAGCTAAAGGTACATGAGCATACACTCACACTCATGCCAAAATTGatgttctttgtttgtgaTGCTTGTGGGATGAAAGGTGACCATGCTCCTTATGTGTGTGTGCAATGTGATTTTATGTTCTTCCATCAAAAATGTGCTTATTTGCCACGGGTCATTAATGTCAATCACCATGAGCACCGCGTTTCCTACAAGTATCCTCTTGGTCCTGGAGACTGGATATGTGGAGTTTGTTGGGAAGAGATTAATTGGTCATATGGGGCTTATTCTTGTTCATCTTGTCCTAACTATGCTATTCATTCAAGATGTGCAACAAGGAAAGACGTGTGGGATGGGAAAGAGCTCGATGGAGTACCAGAACTTATTGAAGATATCAAGCCATTTAAGATGAATGATGACAACACAATCACTCACTTCGCTCATGGACATAACTTGAGCCTCAACAAAGACACTGAAGAAGGCAGCTTTTGTGAAGCATGTGTTCTTCCCATCGACTCTTACACATCCTACAAGTGTTCAAAATCAGATTGTTGTTTTATTCTCCATGAAACTTGTGCTAATTTTCCTAAGAAGAAACGTCATTTTTTGAGCCCAGAACCTCTCACCCTTCGCCCCCAAAACCAACGCAAGAAAGAAAGTATTTGCCGCGCTTGCGATCAAGTTTTTTGCCAAGGATTCGTCTACTCTACATATCGGAAACGGAACTTTGACTTGTTGTGCAGTTCAATTACTATGCCTTTTAAACATCGAAGCCATGATCATCATTTACTCTACCTCAAACTAGAGGTTGATCACACGAAGACTTGCCAAAACTGCGGCATTGACGAAAAAGAAGTCGTCCTAGGTTGTTTAAAATGCAACTACTTTTTGGATTTTCGTTGTGCCACTCTACCATATACAGTAAGGCTTCCCAGGTACGATGATCATCCACTCACTCTTTGTTATGGTGAAAAGGCAAGCGGAAAATATTGGTGTGATATTTgcgaaagagaaacaaattcaaagactTGGTTCTACACTTGTAAAGGTTGCGGGGTCACTTTGCATGTCTTTTGTGTACTTGGGGATATTCGATATGCTAAACCAGGAGGAAGCATCAACAACAATGTTGAATTGGTGCCTAACAATAGATCTTCAAGACCACTTTGCCACAATTGTCATTGTCATTGCCCAGGTCCCTTCATTCTTAAGGATTTTGTCGAagaatgtttttgttcttactaTTGTTTCAGCCGTTGCAAATCCTGGATGTCCATcgtgaagaaggaaaaaggcATATGCCCTCCATGGgcattataa